A stretch of Bos indicus x Bos taurus breed Angus x Brahman F1 hybrid chromosome 17, Bos_hybrid_MaternalHap_v2.0, whole genome shotgun sequence DNA encodes these proteins:
- the HSCB gene encoding iron-sulfur cluster co-chaperone protein HscB, mitochondrial isoform X4: MWGGRTGAFLRPSGWWPTRVLGRRLLNCNAASLAGSSSPRCWNCGGPGGPPRGDRFFCPQCRALQPPDPTRDYFSLMDCNRSFRVDTVKLQHRYQQLQRLVHPDFFSQRSQNEKDFSEKHSTLVNEAYKTLLAPLSRGLYLLNRKN; this comes from the exons ATGTGGGGCGGAAGGACCGGGGCCTTTCTCCGGCCGTCGGGGTGGTGGCCGACAAGGGTGCTCGGGAGAAGACTGCTAAACTGCAATGCTGCGTCGCTGGCAGGAAGCAGCTCCCCACGATGTTGGAACTGCGGCGGCCCAGGGGGCCCACCGCGGGGGGACCGGTTCTTCTGCCCTCAGTGCCGCGCGCTGCAGCCACCTGACCCGACTCGAGATTACTTCAGCCTCATGGACTG CAACCGCTCCTTCAGAGTTGACACTGTGAAGCTCCAACATAGATACCAGCAACTACAGCGCCTTGTCCACCCAGATTTCTTCAGCCAGAGGTCTCAG AATGAAAAGGACTTCTCAGAGAAGCACTCGACCCTTGTCAATGAGGCCTATAAGACCCTTCTGGCCCCCCTGAGCAGGGGACTATACCTT CTAAACAGAAAGAACTGA